From one Enterobacter kobei genomic stretch:
- a CDS encoding FdhF/YdeP family oxidoreductase: protein MKFKTAIKPYHAAAGGLGSLEATTRFVMDSKNALSNMRNLLRMNKARGFDCPGCAWGDDNKSTFSFCENGAKAVTWEATRREVDAQFFAQHSVSALNAQSDYFLEYQGRLTEPLSYNPDSDRYEPISWEDAWALIAQHLHAMAHPDQLELYTSGRASNEASYLYQLFGRMLGTNNFPDCSNMCHEASGAGLKRSIGVGKGTIHLDDFAEASAIFVFGQNPGTNHPRMLHSLRHAADHGAQIVTFNTLRERGLERFADPQKPLELVTPKAGTISSAYYQPNLGGDMAAVRGMAKALLETQRQRLAAGQPGIFDESFINEHTHGIDAWFAQIDATSWDTITQQSGLTEQQLRDAAAVWQNAERVICTWAMGITQHKHSLDTVREITNLQLLGGHLGKPGAGLCPVRGHSNVQGNRTMGIDEKPPAALLDSLARHFNFEPPRKPGHHTVEAIEAMLRDEVKVLIALGGNLAAAAPDTPRVHEALRRCGLTVYISTKLNRSHLMPGKASLILPTLGRTEEDLQASGRQFITVEDSFSMVHASEGIGKPLSALQRSETAIVANIAHAALGDEKLNWLALADDYSLIRDHIAATLPGFENFNARCDEPGGFWLGNAAAALKFNTPSGKAEFSAAPLPVSICPEGDAPFVLQTLRSHDQYNTTIYGLDDRYRGVYGQRDVLFMHPDDIAALGLNDGDRVDITTASRDGILRQVENFRLVSYDIPRGNLAAYYPETNPLVPLTSFGDGTGTPTSKSIPVSVTPAQARPSLRIA from the coding sequence ATGAAATTCAAAACCGCCATAAAACCCTACCACGCTGCTGCCGGTGGTCTGGGCTCCCTTGAAGCCACCACCCGCTTCGTGATGGACAGCAAAAACGCCCTCAGCAATATGCGCAACCTGCTGCGGATGAACAAAGCCCGCGGTTTTGACTGTCCCGGCTGTGCATGGGGCGACGACAATAAAAGTACCTTCAGTTTCTGCGAAAACGGCGCGAAAGCCGTGACGTGGGAAGCGACGCGCCGTGAAGTTGACGCCCAGTTTTTTGCGCAACACAGCGTCAGCGCCCTCAACGCGCAGAGCGACTATTTTCTGGAATACCAGGGCCGCCTCACCGAGCCGCTAAGTTATAACCCCGACAGCGATCGCTATGAGCCGATAAGCTGGGAGGATGCCTGGGCGTTGATTGCGCAGCATCTGCACGCCATGGCGCACCCTGACCAGCTGGAACTTTATACCTCCGGTCGGGCCAGCAACGAAGCGTCGTATCTCTATCAGCTGTTTGGCCGTATGCTTGGCACCAATAATTTTCCTGACTGCTCCAATATGTGCCATGAGGCCAGCGGTGCCGGGCTGAAACGCAGCATTGGCGTCGGTAAGGGCACCATCCATCTGGATGACTTTGCCGAGGCCAGTGCGATTTTCGTCTTCGGACAAAACCCTGGCACCAATCATCCGCGTATGCTGCACAGCCTGCGCCATGCCGCCGATCACGGCGCGCAAATCGTCACCTTTAATACCCTGCGCGAGCGCGGCCTGGAGCGTTTTGCCGATCCGCAAAAACCGCTGGAGCTGGTGACGCCGAAAGCCGGCACCATCAGTTCCGCCTACTATCAGCCAAATCTTGGCGGCGATATGGCGGCAGTGCGCGGAATGGCGAAAGCGTTGCTGGAAACGCAACGCCAGCGTCTTGCCGCAGGCCAGCCGGGAATTTTCGACGAGTCCTTTATCAATGAGCACACTCACGGCATTGATGCGTGGTTTGCGCAAATCGATGCCACCTCGTGGGACACCATTACGCAACAGTCGGGTCTGACTGAACAGCAACTGCGCGACGCCGCCGCAGTGTGGCAGAACGCGGAGCGGGTGATCTGCACCTGGGCGATGGGCATCACCCAGCATAAACACTCGCTGGACACGGTGCGGGAAATCACCAACCTGCAATTACTTGGCGGCCATCTTGGCAAGCCCGGCGCGGGTTTATGTCCGGTGCGCGGTCACAGTAATGTGCAGGGTAACCGCACCATGGGGATCGACGAGAAGCCGCCCGCCGCGCTGCTTGACAGCCTGGCGCGCCACTTTAATTTTGAACCGCCGCGCAAGCCAGGCCACCATACGGTGGAAGCCATCGAAGCGATGCTGCGCGACGAGGTGAAAGTCTTGATCGCTCTCGGCGGTAATCTGGCCGCTGCGGCCCCGGACACCCCGCGCGTCCATGAAGCATTGCGCCGGTGCGGGCTGACGGTTTATATCAGCACCAAGCTTAACCGCAGTCATCTGATGCCGGGTAAAGCCTCGCTGATCCTGCCGACGCTGGGCCGCACCGAAGAGGATCTGCAGGCCAGTGGCCGTCAGTTTATTACCGTGGAGGATTCCTTCAGCATGGTGCATGCCTCTGAAGGTATTGGCAAACCGCTCAGCGCCTTGCAACGTTCAGAAACGGCGATTGTGGCGAATATTGCCCACGCTGCGCTCGGGGATGAGAAGCTGAACTGGCTGGCGCTGGCGGATGATTATTCGCTGATCCGCGACCATATCGCCGCCACCCTGCCCGGCTTTGAGAACTTTAACGCCCGCTGCGATGAACCCGGCGGTTTCTGGCTGGGCAATGCCGCTGCCGCGCTGAAATTCAACACGCCGTCAGGCAAAGCGGAATTCAGTGCCGCGCCGCTGCCGGTTTCCATCTGCCCTGAAGGGGACGCGCCCTTTGTCCTGCAAACGCTGCGTTCCCACGACCAGTACAACACCACCATTTACGGTCTGGACGATCGTTATCGCGGCGTATACGGTCAGCGTGATGTGCTGTTTATGCATCCCGATGATATTGCGGCACTCGGGTTAAACGATGGCGATCGGGTCGATATCACCACCGCTTCCCGCGACGGCATTCTGCGTCAGGTAGAGAATTTCCGTCTGGTGTCTTATGACATCCCGCGCGGCAATCTGGCGGCTTATTACCCGGAAACCAATCCGCTGGTGCCACTGACCAGTTTCGGTGACGGGACCGGTACGCCGACCTCGAAATCGATCCCGGTGTCCGTGACGCCCGCGCAGGCGCGTCCGTCGTTGCGTATTGCCTGA